The Campylobacter concisus genome has a window encoding:
- the tuf gene encoding elongation factor Tu gives MAKEKFSRNKPHVNIGTIGHVDHGKTTLTAAISAVLSRKGLAELKDYDNIDNAPEEKERGITIATSHIEYETEKRHYAHVDCPGHADYVKNMITGAAQMDGAILVVSAADGPMPQTREHILLSRQVGVPYIVVFMNKADMVDDAELLELVEMEIRELLNEYNFPGDDTPIVSGSALKALEEAKAGQDGEWSAKIMELMDAVDSYIPTPVRATDKDLLMPIEDVFSISGRGTVVTGRIEKGVVKVGDTIEIVGIKPTQTTTVTGVEMFRKEMDQGEAGDNVGVLLRGTKKEDVERGMVLCKPKSITPHTKFEGEVYILTKEEGGRHTPFFNNYRPQFYVRTTDVTGSITLPEGTEMVMPGDNVRISVELIAPVALEEGTRFAIREGGRTVGSGVVSKILG, from the coding sequence ATGGCTAAAGAAAAATTTTCACGCAACAAGCCACACGTAAACATAGGCACTATCGGTCACGTTGACCATGGTAAAACTACTTTAACAGCTGCAATATCTGCTGTTCTTTCACGCAAAGGTCTTGCTGAGCTAAAAGATTATGATAATATTGATAATGCTCCAGAAGAGAAAGAGCGTGGTATTACAATTGCTACTTCACACATTGAGTATGAGACAGAAAAACGTCACTATGCTCACGTTGACTGCCCAGGCCACGCCGACTATGTAAAAAACATGATTACTGGTGCTGCCCAAATGGACGGCGCTATTCTAGTTGTTTCTGCAGCAGACGGCCCAATGCCACAAACAAGAGAGCACATCTTGCTATCTCGCCAAGTTGGTGTTCCTTATATCGTTGTTTTCATGAACAAAGCAGATATGGTTGATGACGCTGAGTTACTTGAACTAGTTGAAATGGAAATTCGCGAACTACTTAACGAGTACAACTTCCCAGGTGATGATACTCCAATAGTTTCTGGTTCAGCACTTAAAGCTCTTGAAGAGGCAAAAGCTGGACAAGATGGTGAATGGTCAGCAAAAATTATGGAACTAATGGATGCGGTTGATAGCTATATCCCAACTCCAGTTCGTGCTACGGACAAAGATCTTCTTATGCCAATCGAAGATGTTTTCTCAATTTCAGGTCGTGGTACAGTTGTAACAGGTAGAATTGAGAAAGGTGTTGTTAAAGTTGGTGACACAATAGAAATCGTTGGTATCAAACCTACGCAAACAACAACAGTTACTGGTGTTGAGATGTTTAGAAAAGAGATGGATCAAGGTGAAGCTGGCGATAACGTTGGTGTTCTTCTTCGTGGTACTAAAAAAGAAGACGTTGAACGTGGTATGGTTCTTTGCAAACCTAAATCAATTACTCCTCACACAAAATTTGAGGGTGAGGTTTATATCCTAACTAAAGAAGAGGGCGGTCGCCATACTCCTTTCTTTAACAACTATAGACCACAATTCTATGTAAGAACAACTGACGTTACTGGTTCTATTACATTACCAGAAGGCACAGAGATGGTTATGCCAGGTGATAACGTAAGAATTTCTGTTGAGCTTATCGCTCCAGTTGCACTTGAAGAGGGTACTCGTTTTGCTATCCGTGAAGGTGGTAGAACTGTTGGTTCAGGTGTTGTTTCAAAAATACTTGGTTAA
- a CDS encoding transglutaminase-like cysteine peptidase yields the protein MRVKAKFWTLTLSVLFSLLALNAVGDFIKQTTIAKVAKIYGEDARRRASALNSLMTSLQDATEQEKLIKVNDFFNSFRWVDDMQLWHKKDYWATRMEFVGKGAGDCEDYVIAKYFTLKQLGIPTQKLYFTYVKALRYNQAHMVLAYYDTPKSIPLILDNINGKIKIATQRTDLVPVYSFNGDSLYLAKQEGLGQAIPGGNKKQNPKWMELIDRIGKEDL from the coding sequence ATGAGGGTCAAAGCAAAATTCTGGACGCTTACTTTAAGCGTCCTTTTTTCGTTATTAGCATTAAATGCTGTCGGGGATTTTATAAAACAAACAACGATAGCAAAGGTGGCTAAAATTTATGGAGAAGATGCAAGAAGAAGGGCATCGGCATTAAATTCTTTAATGACTTCATTGCAAGATGCAACCGAACAAGAGAAATTAATAAAAGTAAATGATTTTTTTAACTCTTTTAGGTGGGTTGATGATATGCAACTTTGGCATAAAAAAGATTACTGGGCTACCAGAATGGAATTTGTAGGAAAAGGCGCTGGTGACTGCGAAGACTACGTTATCGCAAAGTATTTCACCCTAAAGCAACTTGGAATTCCAACTCAAAAATTATACTTCACATACGTTAAAGCCTTAAGATACAACCAAGCACATATGGTTTTGGCATATTATGATACACCAAAGTCTATTCCATTAATTTTAGACAACATAAATGGTAAAATAAAAATCGCAACTCAAAGAACAGACCTTGTGCCAGTTTATAGTTTCAACGGTGATTCGCTATACTTGGCAAAACAAGAAGGTCTTGGTCAGGCAATACCAGGTGGAAATAAAAAACAAAATCCTAAGTGGATGGAACTAATAGATAGGATAGGAAAAGAGGATTTATGA
- a CDS encoding TolC family outer membrane protein, which translates to MKKMLAISALAAATLLSAQDVPYRIFLASFAQDDSAARIDSAVSKVNSKISDSRLTTGVYEVGGRKFLYVDTAPVSENEANELLAKVQNESGYKDALMRAKSPVTNAQSAKKSNIEQTISAEPKAVATAQADDSVLTLDQVVKTILNENPSLKATEFNYLQVGKDLKIAKNAYYPTLDAAARVGYERKRLDDGLTTRRGDGRVSGASLTLVENLYNGGADKNRINSQSARLDSAAYTVAQAADRLTLSAANAYLQVLQTKRILDIEEENVKSHEEIYSQIKDRARSGYGVASEERQAGSRYTLAQSNYIAAKNNYEDALSTFEKLYGRKVAAKNLVMPEFNLPLPSTKEAVYDKAVLCNPTLLVQRSNIAMAESVVKESNAPFLPKLDLVVSGAYDHSNVLYDDYEEQTFDALLRLNYNLYNKGNDKLNKEKSQLAVQQEQQTMDNLVRELKESLEFSWQNYVLNQEKMGYLNQHVEYAKATLDAYQDEFRIGRRDLINLLDAENEYNTALKEIATTETALSYAKYRLLDNMGMVSDSFEPGFAKRYIQGACSIQNDLR; encoded by the coding sequence ATGAAAAAGATGTTAGCAATTAGTGCTTTGGCTGCAGCAACACTGTTGTCTGCTCAAGATGTCCCTTATAGGATTTTTCTAGCTTCATTCGCTCAAGATGATAGCGCTGCTAGAATCGATAGTGCTGTTAGTAAAGTAAACAGCAAAATATCAGATAGCAGACTAACTACTGGCGTTTATGAAGTTGGTGGAAGAAAGTTTTTATATGTTGATACAGCTCCAGTTTCTGAAAATGAAGCTAATGAGTTACTTGCAAAAGTTCAAAATGAGTCAGGTTATAAAGATGCTTTAATGAGAGCTAAGTCACCTGTAACAAATGCTCAGTCAGCTAAAAAATCTAATATAGAGCAAACTATATCAGCAGAGCCTAAAGCAGTAGCTACAGCACAAGCTGATGATAGCGTATTGACTTTGGATCAAGTTGTAAAAACTATTTTAAATGAAAACCCAAGCTTAAAAGCTACAGAATTTAACTACTTACAAGTAGGCAAAGACCTAAAAATAGCTAAAAATGCTTACTATCCAACACTTGATGCAGCTGCTAGAGTAGGATATGAGAGAAAACGTCTTGATGATGGTCTTACAACAAGAAGAGGTGATGGCAGAGTATCTGGCGCATCTTTAACTTTAGTTGAAAACCTCTATAATGGTGGTGCTGATAAAAACAGAATCAACTCTCAAAGTGCAAGACTTGACTCAGCTGCTTACACAGTAGCTCAAGCTGCAGATAGACTAACACTAAGCGCTGCAAATGCTTACCTACAAGTTCTTCAAACAAAGAGAATTCTTGACATTGAAGAAGAAAACGTAAAAAGCCATGAAGAAATTTATAGCCAAATCAAAGATAGAGCAAGATCAGGTTACGGCGTAGCTTCTGAAGAGAGACAAGCTGGATCACGTTATACTTTGGCTCAATCAAACTATATAGCTGCAAAAAATAACTATGAAGACGCACTTTCTACATTTGAAAAACTATATGGAAGAAAAGTTGCTGCTAAAAACCTAGTAATGCCTGAATTTAACCTGCCATTACCAAGCACTAAAGAGGCTGTTTATGACAAAGCTGTTCTTTGTAACCCAACACTTCTAGTTCAAAGATCAAACATTGCTATGGCAGAGTCTGTTGTAAAAGAGTCAAATGCGCCATTTTTGCCAAAACTAGATCTTGTTGTGTCAGGTGCTTATGATCACTCAAATGTTTTATATGATGATTATGAAGAGCAAACATTTGACGCTCTTTTAAGACTAAACTATAACCTTTACAACAAAGGCAATGATAAGCTAAATAAAGAGAAGAGCCAACTTGCTGTTCAACAAGAGCAACAAACTATGGACAACCTTGTAAGAGAGCTTAAAGAGTCTTTAGAATTCTCATGGCAAAACTATGTTCTTAACCAAGAGAAAATGGGATATCTAAATCAACACGTTGAGTATGCAAAAGCTACACTTGATGCTTACCAAGATGAGTTTAGAATCGGTCGCCGTGACCTTATCAACCTACTTGATGCAGAAAATGAGTACAACACAGCTTTAAAAGAGATCGCTACAACTGAGACTGCACTATCTTATGCAAAATATAGATTGCTAGATAACATGGGTATGGTTTCAGATAGTTTTGAGCCAGGCTTTGCTAAGAGATATATTCAAGGCGCTTGCAGTATTCAAAACGACTTAAGATAA
- a CDS encoding transglutaminase-like cysteine peptidase, translating to MKKIEHESFIRKLELINSYLNSLMPRYDDFYNTNVDVWSTRGEFLRRGGGDCEEYAISKRDSLKDLGVDNQKCLLVVQEKNTKKYHMVLAVWENLHKEPLILDNLSFRVLPLSKRYDLVPEYCLMDGKYFKIKKDGINLEPVNIRMQTYENLIKKEKEEKFWKN from the coding sequence ATGAAAAAAATAGAACACGAAAGCTTTATAAGAAAGCTGGAGCTCATAAATTCATACCTAAATTCTTTGATGCCAAGATATGATGATTTTTACAATACAAATGTCGATGTGTGGAGCACTAGGGGTGAGTTTTTAAGGCGAGGTGGCGGAGACTGCGAAGAGTACGCGATATCAAAGCGCGATAGCCTAAAAGATCTTGGCGTGGATAATCAAAAATGCCTTCTGGTTGTTCAAGAAAAAAATACAAAAAAATATCATATGGTGCTAGCTGTTTGGGAAAATTTACACAAAGAGCCTTTGATACTAGATAATCTAAGCTTTAGAGTTTTGCCACTTTCGAAGCGCTATGACTTGGTGCCAGAGTATTGCTTGATGGATGGGAAATATTTTAAGATAAAAAAAGATGGTATAAATTTAGAGCCAGTGAATATAAGAATGCAAACTTACGAAAATTTGATAAAAAAGGAAAAAGAAGAGAAATTTTGGAAGAATTAA
- a CDS encoding bifunctional diguanylate cyclase/phosphodiesterase codes for MTLFKQIMIAVIAFGIVIFMAVGYLNFKSLNGYINDQLGENARHTANSLGLALKPIVDPEDMSLAQTMINSMFDSGRYKLIKLEDVDGKVLIENSQQTIVKDIPEWFYKIAKFEAPVATSEIMTGWAKFGTLYVQGSTALAYNELYSNSKNIFNFLALMIIIALVVAFFALKAIFRPLVKVQDQAEAILDNKFIIQKRIPFTTDLKKMVLAMNSMVSKVQDIFEREAATLSKYQELLYKDSMSGTYNRRFFQTKFSEYLASEEYSSGVASLVSFKDLAGLKGVLGFEKWQSVIIKIAQILQEKSTENDQNAIVARLNDNDFILLSYGKNSSNFSALDDKIMAEFKKLYANFSINDSECPVNAAIVEYSPSTDMRTLLTSADVTLASARLAGCFTCKEFNANQNTLVIGKEKYKELIFDSIKEDKFKFAAQKVVGFDSNFEQYELYLRLVDSEGKWRMASYFMPMVNELNLGAMLDLHILNRIARILPENILPQGSLAINLGKEILSSDENFSKLEATLKKIAQISKSKNYIEIPNKDDISIESIVRLTKKLKELGFGFGFDHFDLNAKGIEKLKEFNPDYVKIQSSVLIDFLSDKSGANTKQSLDVVLSSKDIILIAIGVESEEQKSKLIELGIKNMQGIYIDEIKNIG; via the coding sequence ATGACGCTATTTAAACAGATTATGATCGCTGTGATAGCTTTTGGCATCGTGATTTTTATGGCTGTTGGCTACTTAAATTTTAAGAGCCTAAATGGATACATCAACGACCAGCTCGGTGAAAACGCAAGGCACACAGCAAACTCACTTGGACTTGCTTTAAAGCCGATAGTTGATCCTGAGGATATGTCTCTGGCACAAACGATGATAAATTCTATGTTTGATAGCGGCAGATACAAGCTCATTAAACTTGAAGATGTCGATGGTAAGGTGCTCATAGAAAATTCTCAACAAACTATCGTTAAAGATATCCCTGAGTGGTTTTATAAGATCGCTAAATTTGAAGCACCTGTTGCAACTAGCGAGATCATGACTGGCTGGGCTAAATTTGGCACACTCTATGTTCAAGGTAGCACAGCACTTGCTTACAACGAGCTTTACTCAAACTCAAAAAATATTTTTAACTTTCTAGCTTTAATGATCATCATCGCTCTTGTCGTGGCGTTTTTTGCTCTTAAGGCGATATTTAGACCACTTGTTAAGGTGCAGGATCAAGCTGAAGCGATACTTGATAATAAATTTATCATCCAAAAGAGAATTCCATTCACAACAGACCTTAAAAAGATGGTGCTCGCCATGAACTCGATGGTTAGCAAGGTTCAAGACATATTTGAAAGAGAGGCGGCTACGCTTAGCAAGTATCAAGAGCTTTTATATAAAGACTCTATGAGCGGTACTTACAATAGAAGATTTTTCCAAACTAAATTTAGCGAGTATTTAGCAAGTGAAGAGTATTCAAGCGGTGTTGCTTCGCTTGTTAGCTTTAAAGATCTAGCAGGGCTAAAAGGCGTTCTTGGCTTTGAAAAATGGCAAAGTGTCATCATAAAAATAGCCCAAATTTTACAAGAAAAATCAACCGAAAATGACCAAAATGCGATCGTTGCAAGGCTAAATGACAACGATTTTATCTTGCTTTCTTACGGTAAAAACTCATCAAATTTCTCAGCTTTAGACGATAAGATCATGGCTGAGTTTAAAAAACTCTATGCAAATTTCTCTATAAATGATAGCGAATGCCCAGTCAATGCTGCTATTGTCGAGTACTCGCCAAGCACTGACATGAGGACACTACTTACATCAGCTGACGTTACTTTGGCTAGCGCAAGACTAGCCGGCTGCTTTACTTGCAAAGAATTTAATGCAAATCAAAACACCTTAGTCATCGGCAAAGAGAAATACAAAGAGCTTATTTTTGACTCTATAAAAGAGGATAAATTTAAATTTGCAGCTCAAAAAGTAGTTGGTTTTGACTCAAACTTTGAGCAGTATGAACTTTATCTAAGGCTCGTTGATAGCGAGGGCAAATGGCGTATGGCATCATACTTTATGCCAATGGTAAATGAGCTAAATTTAGGTGCGATGCTCGATCTTCATATCCTAAATAGGATCGCTAGAATTTTGCCTGAAAATATCTTACCTCAAGGAAGCTTAGCGATAAATTTGGGTAAAGAGATACTAAGCTCGGATGAAAATTTCTCAAAACTTGAAGCTACTCTTAAGAAAATCGCTCAAATTTCAAAATCTAAAAACTATATAGAAATTCCAAACAAAGACGATATTAGTATCGAAAGTATAGTTAGACTTACTAAAAAATTAAAAGAACTCGGCTTTGGTTTTGGATTTGATCACTTTGATCTTAATGCAAAAGGCATTGAGAAGCTAAAAGAATTTAATCCAGACTACGTAAAGATCCAGTCAAGCGTCTTAATCGACTTTTTAAGTGATAAATCAGGAGCAAACACAAAACAATCACTAGATGTTGTTTTAAGCTCAAAAGATATCATTTTGATTGCGATTGGTGTTGAGAGTGAAGAGCAAAAGAGTAAGCTAATTGAGCTTGGCATTAAAAATATGCAAGGAATTTACATAGATGAAATCAAAAATATTGGATGA
- a CDS encoding response regulator transcription factor: protein MNVVFFTQNGSLNNLWRGYFSDDDVKFTHNKKDFFANLNDEVDIVGIDTNAFKDSLDENIKTIHESFPNIKCLILANEPKFSEGKHLLALGVKGYANSHMRKTHFEDAFETILNGKVWLYPEFIQAMIGELTGSYINNESETLEKKSDLSELSSREKEIANLIYQGLTNNEISEQTGITLRTVKAHTTSIYSKLNVKDRIGLVLLMKQLHV, encoded by the coding sequence ATGAATGTGGTTTTTTTTACTCAAAATGGTTCGCTTAATAATCTTTGGCGAGGGTATTTTTCAGATGACGATGTGAAATTTACTCATAATAAAAAGGATTTTTTTGCAAATTTAAACGACGAGGTCGATATCGTCGGTATCGATACAAATGCTTTTAAAGATAGCCTTGATGAAAATATAAAAACCATTCATGAAAGTTTTCCAAATATAAAATGTCTAATCCTTGCAAACGAACCAAAATTTAGTGAAGGCAAACATCTGCTGGCTCTTGGTGTCAAAGGATATGCAAACTCACACATGAGAAAGACACACTTTGAAGATGCCTTTGAGACGATTTTAAATGGCAAAGTTTGGCTTTATCCAGAATTTATCCAAGCGATGATCGGAGAACTAACTGGCTCATATATAAATAATGAAAGTGAAACTTTAGAGAAAAAGTCTGATCTAAGCGAGCTTAGCTCACGCGAAAAAGAGATCGCAAACTTAATCTACCAAGGTCTAACAAACAATGAAATTTCAGAGCAAACAGGCATTACTTTAAGGACGGTAAAGGCGCACACTACGTCGATTTACAGCAAGCTAAATGTGAAAGATAGAATAGGTCTTGTGCTTTTAATGAAGCAGCTGCATGTGTAA
- a CDS encoding HlyD family type I secretion periplasmic adaptor subunit, with protein MQEDIKNQQNENLKPDEKPVQKSDIKDQESAGDQILNSVDGIKSNIQAKNYDAYDLKFMSSLSEAVLAKAPSTSKKILYAVSITVFWLLLWASWAQIDEITRGSGKIIPSGKNQAIQNLEGGIVDQIFVKEGDEVKKDQILIRLDNKNFTSSYGESKLRLDELQAKFMRLDAEANDKEFDYNETRDANNSKAVRYEISLHNSNIDHLNEQIGILTEQIHQRQSELNELRNKISQTQNSYNLVLKEKAIMEPIFKKGLVSEVEYIQLQRRVNDLKGELDASVLAVPRVESTIKEAKNKIEEAKLAFKNNAKKELNEVSAEIARINESQISLSDRVERTYVRSPVNGIVSKMMVHTVSGVIKPGENIAEIVPLEDKLIAEVKVKPADVAFLRPGLDTMVKFTAYDFSIYGGLKGKVTQISADTETNEKTGESYYLVRIETEKNYLGSEEKPLRIKVGMIVSADIITGKKTILDYLLKPILKAKQNALTER; from the coding sequence ATGCAAGAAGATATAAAAAATCAACAAAATGAAAATTTAAAGCCAGACGAAAAGCCAGTTCAAAAAAGCGACATAAAAGATCAAGAGAGCGCTGGAGATCAAATTTTAAATAGCGTAGATGGCATCAAGTCAAACATCCAAGCAAAAAACTACGATGCTTATGACTTGAAATTTATGTCAAGCCTCTCAGAAGCAGTTTTGGCAAAAGCTCCATCAACCTCAAAAAAGATACTTTATGCAGTTAGCATAACTGTATTTTGGCTACTTCTTTGGGCTTCGTGGGCGCAGATAGATGAGATAACAAGAGGTAGTGGCAAGATCATCCCATCAGGCAAAAACCAAGCGATACAAAACCTTGAGGGTGGTATCGTAGATCAAATTTTTGTAAAAGAGGGCGATGAGGTTAAAAAAGATCAAATTTTAATCAGGCTTGATAATAAAAACTTTACAAGTAGCTACGGCGAGTCAAAGCTAAGACTTGATGAGCTTCAGGCTAAATTTATGAGGCTTGATGCTGAAGCAAATGATAAAGAATTTGACTACAACGAAACAAGAGATGCGAACAATAGCAAGGCTGTAAGATACGAGATAAGCTTGCATAACTCAAACATCGATCACCTAAATGAGCAAATAGGAATTCTAACAGAGCAGATCCATCAACGCCAAAGTGAGCTAAATGAGCTTAGAAATAAAATTTCTCAAACTCAAAATAGCTACAACCTTGTTTTAAAAGAAAAAGCTATCATGGAGCCTATCTTTAAAAAAGGCCTTGTTAGTGAGGTCGAGTATATCCAGCTTCAAAGACGTGTAAATGACCTAAAGGGCGAGCTTGACGCATCTGTGCTTGCTGTACCAAGGGTCGAATCAACCATAAAAGAGGCAAAAAATAAGATAGAAGAGGCAAAGCTGGCATTTAAAAATAATGCAAAAAAAGAGCTGAACGAAGTCTCTGCTGAGATCGCAAGGATAAACGAGTCGCAAATCAGCCTAAGCGACAGGGTTGAAAGAACCTATGTAAGATCTCCGGTAAATGGTATCGTTAGTAAGATGATGGTGCATACAGTCTCTGGCGTTATCAAGCCTGGTGAAAACATAGCTGAGATCGTCCCACTAGAAGATAAGCTCATCGCTGAGGTAAAGGTCAAGCCAGCTGACGTTGCATTCTTAAGACCTGGACTTGATACGATGGTTAAATTTACGGCGTATGATTTTAGTATTTATGGCGGCTTAAAAGGCAAAGTAACGCAGATCAGTGCCGATACTGAGACAAATGAAAAAACAGGCGAGAGCTACTATCTAGTCAGGATAGAAACTGAGAAAAACTATCTTGGCAGCGAAGAGAAGCCACTTAGGATCAAGGTTGGTATGATAGTTTCAGCCGATATCATCACCGGTAAAAAGACAATACTTGACTATCTGCTAAAACCTATCTTAAAAGCAAAACAAAACGCTTTAACGGAGCGATAA
- a CDS encoding type I secretion system permease/ATPase, protein MHSDKIKDELLQCLVIFTKLHNNPYSADALTIGLPVKDGEEIELFSLKSSKSLFSRAASRAGFASTLVRKDLDQISPLVLPCILMLRGKKACILQSFSEDKKMANIITPDLSTGTSTIETSKLKDEYLGYAYYLKREFVPEDTSSTKLIDAGNDHWFWGTLKRSKKIYFDVVIASFIINLFVLASPLFTMNVYDRVVPNNAVETLWVLALGVSVVYGIDLFLKFVRSYFLEIAGKKSDIIMSSILFERVMDMKFSNKPKSVGSFASNLKEFDTVRNFFSSASLAAIVDLPFALIFLIVTYFIGSYLVLVPIVIMIAILCYTFFIKDPLQNAIKSTFEASAMKNGILIESLSSLETIKTLGASGHVQWNWEEATGEIANRSIKSKIITTSITTVTSFLVQLNTIAIIVLGVYMIQDTHLTMGGLIAAVMLSSRAIAPMGQVASLAANFEQTKTAYQSLSKIMQMPVERPEGKKFVRRNSFEGKIEFKNVSFTYPDTTKGSLDRINFVIQPGEKVGIIGRNGSGKTTLQKIILGLYAPTEGSVLIDGIDINQIDPADLRRNIGYVPQDVVLFKGTVRENIVQKAPYVDDMQIIKAAKVSGVDEYVNAHPLGFDMPVFERGDGISGGQRQSIAVARAFLLDSPIILLDEPTNSLDNTVESKLKANLKVNTVNKTMILVTHRTSMLDLVDRLIVMDNGKILLDGPRDEVLARLSGK, encoded by the coding sequence ATGCATAGCGATAAGATAAAAGACGAACTGCTTCAATGTTTGGTGATCTTTACCAAACTTCATAACAACCCATATAGTGCCGATGCTTTGACTATCGGTCTGCCTGTAAAAGATGGCGAAGAGATCGAGCTTTTTTCACTAAAGAGCTCGAAGTCTTTATTTTCTCGTGCAGCTTCACGTGCTGGCTTTGCATCAACGCTTGTCAGAAAAGACCTTGATCAAATTTCGCCTTTAGTTTTGCCTTGTATCTTGATGCTTAGAGGCAAAAAAGCTTGCATCTTGCAATCTTTCAGCGAAGACAAAAAGATGGCAAACATCATCACGCCCGATCTTTCAACTGGTACTAGCACGATAGAAACAAGCAAGCTAAAAGATGAGTATCTAGGCTATGCTTACTACCTAAAACGTGAATTTGTCCCAGAAGATACAAGCTCGACAAAGCTTATCGACGCTGGTAATGATCACTGGTTTTGGGGCACTTTAAAGCGCTCTAAGAAAATTTACTTTGACGTCGTGATAGCAAGTTTTATCATAAACTTATTTGTCCTTGCAAGCCCACTCTTTACTATGAACGTCTATGACCGCGTTGTGCCAAATAACGCAGTTGAGACACTTTGGGTTCTAGCGCTTGGCGTGAGCGTCGTTTATGGCATCGATCTATTTTTAAAATTTGTTCGTTCGTATTTTCTTGAGATCGCAGGCAAGAAGAGCGATATCATTATGAGCTCGATCTTGTTTGAGCGCGTCATGGATATGAAATTTAGCAATAAGCCAAAGTCGGTTGGTTCATTTGCTAGCAACTTAAAAGAATTTGACACAGTTAGAAATTTCTTCTCATCTGCGTCACTTGCTGCCATTGTTGATCTACCATTTGCGTTAATCTTCTTGATAGTTACCTACTTTATAGGAAGCTACCTTGTGCTTGTGCCTATCGTTATCATGATAGCTATTTTGTGCTACACATTTTTTATAAAAGACCCACTTCAAAACGCGATCAAAAGCACATTTGAGGCTTCAGCTATGAAAAATGGAATTTTGATAGAGAGCCTTAGCAGCTTAGAGACCATTAAAACTCTTGGTGCTAGCGGACACGTGCAGTGGAACTGGGAGGAGGCGACTGGCGAGATAGCAAACAGAAGTATCAAATCAAAAATAATCACTACTTCGATCACAACCGTGACTTCATTTTTGGTGCAGTTAAACACTATCGCTATCATCGTTCTTGGCGTTTATATGATACAAGATACGCACCTTACTATGGGTGGTTTGATCGCTGCTGTTATGCTTAGTTCTCGTGCGATCGCCCCTATGGGTCAAGTAGCCTCACTAGCTGCAAATTTCGAGCAGACAAAGACAGCTTATCAAAGCCTTAGTAAGATCATGCAGATGCCAGTTGAAAGGCCTGAGGGCAAGAAATTTGTTAGAAGAAATTCTTTTGAGGGCAAGATAGAGTTTAAAAACGTTAGCTTTACATATCCAGATACTACAAAAGGCTCACTTGATAGGATAAATTTTGTCATTCAGCCAGGTGAGAAAGTAGGCATCATCGGTAGAAATGGCTCTGGTAAGACAACACTGCAAAAGATAATCCTAGGCCTTTATGCACCGACTGAAGGCTCAGTGCTAATCGATGGTATAGATATCAACCAGATCGACCCAGCTGACCTTAGAAGAAATATCGGCTACGTACCACAAGATGTTGTGCTATTTAAAGGAACAGTTAGAGAAAATATCGTGCAAAAAGCTCCATACGTTGATGATATGCAGATCATCAAGGCTGCAAAAGTGAGCGGCGTGGACGAGTATGTAAATGCTCACCCGCTTGGATTTGACATGCCAGTATTTGAAAGAGGCGATGGCATAAGTGGTGGTCAGCGCCAAAGTATAGCTGTGGCAAGGGCATTTTTGCTTGATAGTCCTATCATCTTGCTTGATGAGCCTACAAATTCACTAGACAACACAGTTGAGAGCAAGCTAAAAGCAAATTTAAAGGTAAATACCGTAAATAAAACTATGATTTTAGTAACTCACAGAACATCGATGCTCGATCTTGTTGATAGGCTCATAGTGATGGATAACGGCAAAATTTTACTAGATGGTCCAAGAGACGAAGTTTTAGCTAGACTTAGTGGGAAGTGA
- a CDS encoding DUF5416 family protein — protein sequence MQKSASFERNFSEYQISRAKLAEEFVILNDGKICDLIGREVVKFLFKDCEKSFDEMINLKKEEHISLAGLKIEDELVSSIKISISGYDENSDSLDFDLNLLSLSVPYRYAISNGCFEMSIFLKEDKEVVEKFLSTFSYKFEANSGKERYLIVFVNESKIYEQTYM from the coding sequence ATGCAAAAATCAGCTAGCTTTGAGCGAAATTTTAGCGAATATCAAATTTCAAGAGCAAAGCTGGCTGAGGAATTTGTCATTTTAAATGATGGCAAAATATGCGATCTAATCGGAAGAGAGGTCGTTAAATTTCTCTTTAAAGACTGTGAAAAAAGCTTTGATGAGATGATAAATTTAAAAAAAGAAGAGCACATCAGCTTAGCTGGGCTAAAGATAGAGGATGAGCTAGTAAGCAGCATCAAGATATCAATTAGCGGCTACGATGAAAACAGCGACAGCTTGGACTTTGATCTAAATTTACTATCTCTTAGCGTGCCATATAGATACGCCATATCAAATGGTTGTTTTGAGATGAGTATCTTTTTAAAAGAAGACAAAGAAGTGGTTGAGAAATTCTTATCCACTTTTAGTTATAAATTTGAGGCAAATAGTGGCAAGGAACGCTACTTGATCGTTTTCGTAAATGAGTCAAAAATTTACGAGCAAACCTATATGTGA